Genomic segment of Edaphobacter bradus:
AATAGCTTAGCCTTGGTGTGGGAGCGCAGTGCGATCCTTCTGCTGGCGCGACGCTACCCGAGGCTGCTGGAAAACGCGCTGTTGATCGCTTCCGATTATCTGGCGCACTACCGCGACCTCCACGTTGCCGTGAGCCACGAGACCGCCAGCGAGCGAGTCGAGCGGGTGCTGGAAAAGGCGACGCGAGAGATCGGGCAGAAGGTCCCCGGAGGGATTGAACTCATGATCCGCAATGAGGAACTGGCCAACCAGGCGAATGTCACGGTCTTTACCGTCAGTCGGCTGTTGAGCGAGTGGCAACGCAAGGGGTTGCTGGTGAAGGGCCGAGGAAGGATCGTGATGAAATGAAGTCAAAGACCATCCCCGCCGACGTCAACCGGACGACGTTTGACTGGGGCTCCTGCCGCGCGCGGGGCGAGGCTCTGATGCAATTGATTGCAACGCAAGCAATACTTCGGCCTCTGGATGCAGCGCAAAGCCTAACCGCGTCCCGAATTCACCCCTTCAAGGTTTGGAAAGAAATGCGACATATTGGCGAGCCGATTGGTACCGACATGTTGGCTTCTCGTCAATAATCCGAATTGGCAGGAGTAAAGGGGGAGTTTCTTCAGCCCTTGAAAGAGGCTGCCAGGCAGCTCTCACACAACCGAATCAGGGCCCGTGATCGAGGCCATACACGCTTACCGTGCAATTAGCGCATTTACCACTCTGTTTCTTCAACTGAGCCTCTTCCACAGCCACTTGCTTCGCCTCGGGCTCACGATGCACCGCCTCCAGATACACCCTGTACTGTTCCAGCACGTTGAGAAGATAGGCGTTATTCTGCGGTGCCCGTGCCTTCACGATCTCGATGCCCTTCCGCATTTCCTCATCCGGACCATCCTTGATCTCCGCCTTCCACTCCGCGTACCCAAGCGCCATGTGCGCCAATCCTACCTGCAACGAGTCGGCCGGGAACGCGCCCCTGGCGAGCGACCACGCCTTTCGCGCGTACTCAAGCGAATCACTGCAGCCGCCTCGCGTGCACGTCGCATAGGTCAGTGTAAATAGCGTCGCAACGATGTCGTCGGTGTCGGGATTCTTCAGTGCCACCATCTCGTTGTAAGCCTCCAGCGCCTCCCGCCGTGCGCCTTTGTACTTATGCATCGCAACATGCAGTCCGGCCAGATGTACCTTACCGCGCGCAATCTCAAGTGGGTCGCCGAGCTTCTCGCGAATCGCAAGCGCGCGCTTGCAGCACCGTTCAGAGGCGTCATAATTGCCCATCATGCCGTACAGCGATCCCAGGTTGTCGAGCACAACTGCGTAATCCACTCTCTCTGACGATGAAGGCTCAAGCAGTGGAAGGGCATGGTTGTAAGCATCCTCGGCCCGCCCGAGTGCGGACTCATCTTGGTAGTCCGACGCAAGCTTCGCCCATAACCTTCCCATCATCAGCGGCTCGAGCCCTTGATGCTCACTGTCGTGAATCAAGGCGAGTTCCTGAGCAATCTGCTGATCAAGCGAACTGGAATTGGCAGTCGCCTGAAGCTCAATAGTTTCGCCTTGTGTCTGACGTCGTCCGGTGACTGGCGAAATACCAACTGACGCGCTAACTAGTGCGAGCACTGAGAGAACCAACAACGTACGCGGTTTCTTCATCGCAACTCCTCTAACGGCCTAACGGATTAGGGGAGGTCACGCGATAATAAGGAAATTCCCGCGCTAGATCGTTGCTTAAGCGCAATGATGGATCGTCTCCTGCTACCTGGTGTCGCGACCCTTGGCTGTTACTCGACGGCCCTGAAGCCGGCCTCTGGATGCAGCGCAAAGCCTATGGATATCCGCATGACTCTGGCTGCTGATGAGCTACGAAGATCGTCTGCCTCGGTCAGTGTTGTAGCAGAGGCAGCAGGCTATCAGTCCGACGCCGCATTCCAGCGTGCCTTCAAACAACGCATGGGAGTGACCCCCGCACGCTGGTGTCGCGATTGCAAATGACAATTGCTAAAGCCAGTGCGGTCCAACTAAGTCCCGTCCGCTATAGTCGCGAGGGGACGGTCGAAAAGGTCGTGCGGAAGATTCATGACTCGTCGATTAGTAACGAGAAGCCGACTTCTCATGAGCAATTCGTTGCTTCTGACAAGCGCGTTTGGAGCCGGCGCGATGAGCGCTGAGACGAGCTTGATGGCGAAGCCCGCGTAGGCCCACTCCTTGAGCCGCGCGGGGACCATTGGGACGAGCAGTGCGGCCAGGCCCGCGAACTTTGCCCACGAAAGCTCGATGCGGAAATAGTCGGGGGGAAGCCAAGGTGGACGAAGGGTCTTGGCCACATCGGGGATCCGCAGCGATCGTCCGTTATCTATTACGACCCATCCTCCGGGCGGGATTGGGGGACTCGGACTTTCGAGCGCTACACGGGCGATACCGTCAGAGTTCGGCGAAGCCGCCGAGCCCAATATGAGCAGGAGTTGGCCGACGTACTTCAGTTCATCAAGCCGAGCCTCAACGAAGAGATGCGCGCCGGCCACACCAATATGTAACGATTGCTGCTCGAAAACTGCGGTGTTGCGGGCTAACCAGTCTGGCGGGTAATGGGTCAGTTTGGAGAAGGCGATTTGCCGACAACTGACTGGTCGATGGAACCCAACTTCCGAGTTGCCGACAAACCAGGAGTTAAGTAAAGACAAGTACGTTTGCGAACTGCCTTGATAGAGGGCTGCAGGAGCGCCGCGCCATCATCGGAGCGCGGCGGCTGCTCTTCATCCATTCTCCTCCTCGGCCCAGATCGGCTGGCCACCGGTGATTGCGGCCCTGCTGTAATTGCAGCACTCGTTCGACCTGTCGTTTAGGGGCGACTCGATAACGAACCGCAACTATCACGGGTGCGTAAGTTCGGTGTTGTCGCCCATAAAACTCCGTGTCGCGCCTTTGGTTCGCGTCAGTAGAGCGATTGTCGAGAAAATCGTCGCTAGCACCCAAAATACCGGGCCCAGAATGCCAGGCCAGACGGGCGCATAACCGGGAACAAGGACGAAGAAGATAAAGCCGGTATCCGCGATGCCGACAGTAGCGATGTTGATCCAATACCCCCAGACGCTGTTCCTCCAGTTCAACGTCGCAGCCACGGAAATGGCGATGATCGAAAAGAAGAGGAGGTTCCATGCATCTTGGAATACTCGGCCTTGTACCATTGACGAATCCAATGACCGGGCAAGCACGTATACCGAATATGCGGCCAGAAGATGCAAGCAGGCCCAGATAATGTAGAAAACTGCACCGATCTTTGAAGTTGTGTTCGACGTACTCATAAAATCACCTGTTAAGGAACTCCTTGGTTGCTTGTGCTGGATCATTCGACATCCGACTCGTGCGGCGCAATAGCGCCGCGCGGAAGTCGCGTCGAGGTTCAGTGGTAGAAGAATTACTCACACGGCCGCTAGGCCGCCATCGACCGGCAAATCGATTCCAGTGATGTAGCTGCTCTCGTCCGAAGCCAGGAACACCGCTGCCGAAGCAATCTCCTCAGGCTTCCCGATGCGCCCCATCGGAACCATCGTCTTGAACCGTTCCTTCATCGCTTCCGTGTTCTCGCCAAATTGACCTTTGAGAATAGGTGTCTCGACGGGGCCAGGGTTGATCACATTGGCGCGGATTCCTTTGCCTGCCAAGTCCGCCGTCCAGGTGCGCACAAACGACCGCAGAGCCGCCTTCGTAGCTGCGTAAGTCGGATAGATCGGAACACCTTTCTGCCAGAGCCCGGAGCCGGTCAGAATGATCGATCCGCCCTCTTTCATCAGGGGCAAGGCCTTTTGCACCGCAAAGAAAACTCCGCGCGCGTTGATGTCGAAAGTCTTGTCGTAGTCTTCCGGGCTCACGGCTGCTGTCGGTTTCGGCTCCGCGATGCCCGCATTCGCAAACAGCACATCGAGCTTGCCTTTCTTTGTAGCTACTTCCTCGTACAGCCGGTCCAGGTCGTCGAGATTGGAAACGTCCCCCTGGACGGCAGTCACATTGCTGCCGATTTCGGCAACGGCCTTGTCCAGTTCCGCCTGTCGGCGGCCCGTAATGAAGACGTAGGCTCCTTCTTTCACGAAGCGCTTGGCGGTAGCAAGTCCGATACCGGTGCTGCCCCCGGTGATGACGGCAATTTTTCCTTGTAACGCGGGCATGATCTTGATCTCCTGTTTCTGATTCGAAGTGTCCGAACTTCTGGACTCATCGTTTCAGATGTTCCCGAGGCGAGATGGTTTCATATTTTTCAACCTTTCGTTCCAGAAGTGCGTCCAATCCCGTATGAACACTTCAACGGCAGTGGAAGTAAGGATGGGGCGGCCTCGCGAGTTTGATGAAGACGCCGCCCTTGAAGCTGCGATGCGGGTCTTCTGGGAGAAGAGCTACGAAGGCGCGACCATGGCCGACCTGACCGAAGCCATGGGAATCAACCGTTCCAGCATGTACGCCGCTTTTGGCGACAAGGAATCACTCTTTCGCAGGGTCATGGAGCGCTACCGGGAGGGACGGTTGGCTCATCGCAGGCAAGCTCTCGCTCAGCCGTCGCTGCGGGAAGTCGTAGCGGGGCTGATCCTGGGAACCGCGGAGTTCCTCTCGATCCCCGGCAATCCTCGCGGATGTCTTATGATCCAGGGGGCACTGGCATGCAGCACAGATACGGAACCTGTAAAGCAGACGATGATCGAGTGGAGAAAAAGCGGTGAAGCCGCGTTGAAGGTGCGTCTGCAACAGGCGCAGTCTGAGGGCGAGCTCCCTCGAGAGATCCAGCCCGCAGACTTTGCCCGCTACCTCTCATCGGTAATGGCGGGCCTTGGCATTCAAGCTGCCAACGGGGCAACAAGGGCAGAGTTGCGGCGTGTGGCTGAAATCGCCTTGCGCTGTATTGAAACCGATCTTCGGGGTTCTGCAGGTGGCTAGGTTTGCAGCTCTTCGCTTCTCTTACGAGTGATGTGTTCCGAGAGTGAAAAAAATCGGCTCTCATTTGTAGCCAAATCGCCGAGGCACTCATGGACACCGGATTTGTACCGAGATGTCGGCTAATGGGAAGTTACGGTCACTCCCGAGTAACCGGCAAACCGGACGTTGAGTGTCAACTGGCGATAGCAGGCCATAGCGTGAAGTGAGCACTCCAGAGGAACGTGATCCAAGTGGATGTGTAACGGGCTTCTCGGACACTTGAATGCAAACTGACCCACTAACCAGTCTGGTGCGCCGAGTTGCGCTGCGAATTGACCCGTGATAGCTTCCTCTCGGCCTGAAGGAGGCGTTTTTCCTTCACGCAAGAGGAAAATAGAACATGAGGAAGCTCATTCGAATTGCATCGCCGCTGCTTGCCGTGGCTCTCGTGAGCAGCTCGCCGGTTTTGGCAATCGCTCAGACCAACCAGGCTGCTCAAAACGTCCAGGACTGGAACACCCCGCCTGCCGGCACCGAACAGGCGCAGCAGGGCTACCGCGACGGTATCGAGGCGGCTAAGCTGGACCGGGCAGCAAAGCGCAAGATCGACGCCAAGTCGTCGCACCTGTACCTGCATCCTCCCGTCAAGGGCGCAGCTCGCGAGGCCTATCGCGACAGCTTCGTGAACGGATACGAGGCTGCAGTTAAGCACAGCGATAACCCTGGCATGTGAGCTTTGCAGCAACATCAGGAGATGCTGATACAACTGAAAGTGAAGAAAGAGGTCCCATCCATGGGGCCTTTTTCTTTGCCACAGGCAGCACGCCGGAGCCGGAAGAGTCGCCTGATGGGCAGCAGGTTTGTGGAGGGCGAGCTTGGCGATGGTGATGGCGAGACGGACGGGGCGGGGCCTGATGGCCGTGGTGATGGGGATTGCTCTCACGGCAGGCGCGGCTGGCGCGCAGCAACCGCAGGATGTTCCGGTATCGCCAACAGCACCGGCAGGGCAGCCTGCGACGGCGATGGCGCAGTCCGGCCGCACGGCCGAGGCTCCGGTAGAGGGGCTGGTCCGCAAGGACATGTACACGGTGGCGCTGACGCTGCCCGGTAGTCAGAAGGCCGCGGGAGCCGCTGCCCCAGAGCTCCTGCTGAGCGACTTTGAGTTCGAGGGCGAGCGTGTGCGGGCGAGCCAGCTTCACTTCAGGCAGCTCTCGCCTGGCGTCGTCGAAGTTACGAGCATCGCGTACACGGTGGGCTACTGGCGGTTTCGCGTGCGCGATGCGGCGAACTACTACGGCCTGGGCGAGCACTTCGACGCGCTCAACCACAGCCATACGATTGTGCGGAACAGCTCAACCGACAACGGGCATGCGAAGGGCTCGTCGACCTACAAGCCGATGCCGTTCTACATGAGCACGACGGGCTACGGGCTCTGGGTCGATACGACGTCTGACGCGACCTTTGACATGAACGCCTCGAGCGAGCATGAGGTGATAGTCGATGTCGCGACCGACAAGCTGCGCATCGTGCTGTTCACCGGGCCTGAGTTCCCGAAGATCCTCGACCATTTCACCGAGTTGGCCGGGCGATCGATCCTGCCGCCGTACTGGGCGTTTGCGCCGTGGACCGGCCGCGACTATCACCAGAACGACGCCCAAGTGAAACAGGACGTCGACAAAAACCGCGAGCTGGGTCTCCCGGCGAGTATCATCCTTATCGATTCACCGTGGACAACGGCCTATAACAGTTACAAATTCAACCCGGCGCAATTTGCAGACGCACCCACAATGGTGAAGTATGTGCACGACAACGGTTACAAATTAGTGCTGTGGCATACCTCGTGGATCAATGTGAAGTCGGACTCGCCGGGAGAGGCTGGCTTTGCGGGCAAGATGGCCGAAAAATCGGAGAACTACGACGAGGCAGCGGGCAACGGCTACTTCGTGAAGACCGCCGACGGGACGCCCTACGTTGGTCGCTGGTGGAAGGGGCTGGGCTCGCTGATCGACTTCACGAACCCTTCGGCGAAGCTGTGGTGGCAGGACCAGGTTCGCCAGGCGATCAAAGCAGGAGCGGACGGCTTCAAGGACGACGACGCCGAGGGAAGCTTTGTGGCGGCGCCGGTGAAGTTCGCCGACGGCACCGATCCGCGCGTGATGCGCAACCGCTACGCCGTGCTCTACAACAACGCGATGGAGGAGCTGATCCAGAAGGACCTGAAGGGCAACGGCGTTCTGTTCGCTCGCAGCGTGACGCAGGGAGCGAACGGCCTCGGGCTGCTCTGGGGAGGAGACAACGAGTCGAGCTTCAGCCCGGAGAACGGTCTGCCCACCGTCGTGACGGCTGGACTGGGCGCGGGGCTGAGCGGCATGCCGCTCTGGACCTCCGATCTGGGCGGCTACCTGAAGACCTCCTCAGCTCCCGATGCGACGCTGTTTCAGCGCTGGACGGAGTACGCAGCCTTCTCGCCGGCGATGGAGGTGTTGT
This window contains:
- a CDS encoding TetR/AcrR family transcriptional regulator, with translation MNTSTAVEVRMGRPREFDEDAALEAAMRVFWEKSYEGATMADLTEAMGINRSSMYAAFGDKESLFRRVMERYREGRLAHRRQALAQPSLREVVAGLILGTAEFLSIPGNPRGCLMIQGALACSTDTEPVKQTMIEWRKSGEAALKVRLQQAQSEGELPREIQPADFARYLSSVMAGLGIQAANGATRAELRRVAEIALRCIETDLRGSAGG
- a CDS encoding Crp/Fnr family transcriptional regulator — encoded protein: MTAKLGASVMTAAEAAARVSELAPTFLEGLAPREVAAVLEAARLRRLWAGAVIAQEGESADEVFLLLGGRAQHFTTTREGDKIVVDSVLPGEISGGRALVQKPMGYLVSTEAVANSLALVWERSAILLLARRYPRLLENALLIASDYLAHYRDLHVAVSHETASERVERVLEKATREIGQKVPGGIELMIRNEELANQANVTVFTVSRLLSEWQRKGLLVKGRGRIVMK
- a CDS encoding DoxX family protein, with amino-acid sequence MSLLNSWFVGNSEVGFHRPVSCRQIAFSKLTHYPPDWLARNTAVFEQQSLHIGVAGAHLFVEARLDELKYVGQLLLILGSAASPNSDGIARVALESPSPPIPPGGWVVIDNGRSLRIPDVAKTLRPPWLPPDYFRIELSWAKFAGLAALLVPMVPARLKEWAYAGFAIKLVSALIAPAPNALVRSNELLMRSRLLVTNRRVMNLPHDLFDRPLATIADGT
- a CDS encoding helix-turn-helix domain-containing protein, which produces MTLAADELRRSSASVSVVAEAAGYQSDAAFQRAFKQRMGVTPARWCRDCK
- a CDS encoding TIM-barrel domain-containing protein, with protein sequence MVMARRTGRGLMAVVMGIALTAGAAGAQQPQDVPVSPTAPAGQPATAMAQSGRTAEAPVEGLVRKDMYTVALTLPGSQKAAGAAAPELLLSDFEFEGERVRASQLHFRQLSPGVVEVTSIAYTVGYWRFRVRDAANYYGLGEHFDALNHSHTIVRNSSTDNGHAKGSSTYKPMPFYMSTTGYGLWVDTTSDATFDMNASSEHEVIVDVATDKLRIVLFTGPEFPKILDHFTELAGRSILPPYWAFAPWTGRDYHQNDAQVKQDVDKNRELGLPASIILIDSPWTTAYNSYKFNPAQFADAPTMVKYVHDNGYKLVLWHTSWINVKSDSPGEAGFAGKMAEKSENYDEAAGNGYFVKTADGTPYVGRWWKGLGSLIDFTNPSAKLWWQDQVRQAIKAGADGFKDDDAEGSFVAAPVKFADGTDPRVMRNRYAVLYNNAMEELIQKDLKGNGVLFARSVTQGANGLGLLWGGDNESSFSPENGLPTVVTAGLGAGLSGMPLWTSDLGGYLKTSSAPDATLFQRWTEYAAFSPAMEVLSQTNLGPWDYGDQALATYRKFAVLHMSLFPYRYAAAQEAAKTGMPIMRALVLNYQNDERARQAKDEYLFGPDLLVAPVVNEGTQRVVYLPAGEWVDYWTGAHLTGAKTVVAEVPIDAIPVYARAGAVIPKIPEDVMTLVPQSESGNTQVKAMDDRRVYELIGGELISGGDATGNATIKDFEGRTVVRHDNSLTIAGDSVAHMIVRWRFGKPGSVTVNGAAVLVQTGDGGEPFVEFDHVDKSEVAWQ
- a CDS encoding SDR family NAD(P)-dependent oxidoreductase — translated: MPALQGKIAVITGGSTGIGLATAKRFVKEGAYVFITGRRQAELDKAVAEIGSNVTAVQGDVSNLDDLDRLYEEVATKKGKLDVLFANAGIAEPKPTAAVSPEDYDKTFDINARGVFFAVQKALPLMKEGGSIILTGSGLWQKGVPIYPTYAATKAALRSFVRTWTADLAGKGIRANVINPGPVETPILKGQFGENTEAMKERFKTMVPMGRIGKPEEIASAAVFLASDESSYITGIDLPVDGGLAAV
- a CDS encoding tetratricopeptide repeat protein, coding for MKKPRTLLVLSVLALVSASVGISPVTGRRQTQGETIELQATANSSSLDQQIAQELALIHDSEHQGLEPLMMGRLWAKLASDYQDESALGRAEDAYNHALPLLEPSSSERVDYAVVLDNLGSLYGMMGNYDASERCCKRALAIREKLGDPLEIARGKVHLAGLHVAMHKYKGARREALEAYNEMVALKNPDTDDIVATLFTLTYATCTRGGCSDSLEYARKAWSLARGAFPADSLQVGLAHMALGYAEWKAEIKDGPDEEMRKGIEIVKARAPQNNAYLLNVLEQYRVYLEAVHREPEAKQVAVEEAQLKKQSGKCANCTVSVYGLDHGP